The Sulfitobacter donghicola DSW-25 = KCTC 12864 = JCM 14565 genome has a segment encoding these proteins:
- a CDS encoding NAD(P)/FAD-dependent oxidoreductase, with the protein MRRLFNEYAYGEGPRETCWWDETCDIRAMPTLGSSGSTDVAIIGAGFTGLTAALHLARAGINVTVLEAKTIGWGASGRNGGFCCLGGSMASDQALDRRFGRSGRIEMRRTELAAVEFVDDIITQNQWNVDRHSKGETVLAHRQKHMDGLKHHAQTVAENYGVPSYLHGASDLAELGMAGPFYGGMTVEAGFALNPRKYLSELAGAAISAGAKIFESSTVAKLEKLPNGWSLGVNGFALHADRVIIGTNGYSSEDVPRWLAGRYMPSQSNVIVTRPLTEAEVGESGWTTDQMSFDTRNLLHYFRLLPDRRMLFGMRGGLKTGAKAEDRMRSRIRKDFGQMFPAFREIPAQHAWSGMVCLSRSLLPFVGAVPQCEGLFAGMCYHGNGIAMGSYSGALLAQLAQHKKPDAIYPKAMQEPLPKFELGRWRRAMMPIAYAALGLADC; encoded by the coding sequence GTGAGGCGCCTTTTTAATGAATACGCTTATGGTGAAGGCCCTCGTGAAACCTGCTGGTGGGACGAAACCTGTGATATTCGAGCAATGCCAACCTTGGGAAGTTCGGGTTCAACGGATGTCGCCATCATTGGTGCAGGGTTTACGGGGCTAACAGCGGCGCTGCATCTTGCGCGTGCTGGAATTAACGTAACGGTGTTGGAAGCCAAAACCATAGGTTGGGGCGCGTCTGGGCGAAATGGCGGGTTTTGTTGTTTGGGCGGCAGTATGGCTAGCGATCAAGCTCTTGATCGTCGGTTTGGGCGTTCGGGTCGGATCGAGATGCGCAGAACCGAACTGGCCGCGGTTGAGTTCGTTGATGATATTATCACGCAAAACCAATGGAACGTTGATCGACATTCCAAGGGTGAAACTGTTTTAGCGCATCGCCAAAAACACATGGATGGGTTGAAGCACCACGCACAAACAGTTGCTGAAAACTATGGGGTGCCAAGCTATTTGCATGGGGCGAGTGATCTTGCCGAATTAGGGATGGCGGGACCTTTCTATGGAGGGATGACTGTTGAAGCAGGATTTGCGCTGAATCCGCGAAAATATCTGTCCGAGTTGGCTGGGGCTGCAATATCTGCAGGTGCAAAAATTTTTGAATCCAGCACAGTGGCAAAGCTAGAGAAACTGCCTAACGGTTGGTCCTTGGGGGTGAATGGCTTTGCCTTACATGCAGATCGGGTAATCATTGGTACAAACGGTTATTCGTCCGAGGATGTGCCGAGGTGGTTGGCGGGTCGCTATATGCCGTCGCAATCAAATGTGATCGTTACGCGGCCACTGACCGAAGCAGAGGTAGGTGAATCTGGCTGGACCACGGATCAGATGTCTTTCGACACCAGAAACCTGCTGCACTATTTCCGGCTTCTCCCGGATCGGCGCATGTTATTTGGGATGCGCGGGGGGCTGAAGACAGGAGCGAAAGCCGAAGATCGGATGCGGTCGAGAATCAGGAAAGATTTTGGCCAGATGTTCCCTGCATTTCGTGAAATCCCTGCGCAGCATGCGTGGTCTGGCATGGTTTGCCTGTCCCGTTCTCTTTTGCCTTTTGTTGGGGCTGTCCCTCAGTGTGAAGGTCTATTTGCTGGGATGTGCTACCATGGGAATGGTATTGCGATGGGCAGTTATAGCGGGGCGTTGCTGGCCCAATTGGCCCAGCATAAGAAACCTGACGCAATTTACCCCAAAGCAATGCAAGAGCCCCTTCCCAAGTTTGAGTTGGGGCGATGGCGCCGCGCCATGATGCCGATCGCCTATGCTGCTCTTGGATTGGCTGATTGTTAA
- a CDS encoding ABC transporter permease, translating into MKRLSPFNITSLTLGFAFLYLPMILLVIYSFNASKLVTVWAGFSTKWYGELLQDEAFLNAAWVTLKVAVISSTFATILGTMAAYVLVNAGRFFGRTLFSGMIYAPLVMPEVITGLSLLLLFIGIGLDRGVLTIVLAHTTFSMCYVSVVVSSRLVSFDRSLEEAALDLGCNRVEAFRLVTLPIIAPAVISGWLLAFTLSLDDLVIASFVSGPSSTTLPIKIWSAVRLGVSPEINALSTLMIGVVTIGVITASLISKRKTVRAQMDAQTAERSE; encoded by the coding sequence ATGAAGCGTTTGAGCCCGTTTAATATCACGTCTCTCACCCTTGGATTTGCCTTTCTATACCTGCCGATGATCCTATTGGTGATCTATAGCTTTAACGCCTCTAAACTGGTTACGGTTTGGGCGGGCTTTTCTACCAAATGGTACGGGGAACTGTTGCAGGATGAGGCGTTTTTGAACGCTGCTTGGGTGACCCTAAAGGTGGCTGTGATCTCATCCACATTCGCGACAATTCTTGGAACAATGGCGGCCTATGTTTTGGTGAATGCAGGGCGGTTTTTTGGCCGTACTCTGTTTTCTGGTATGATCTATGCGCCACTTGTTATGCCCGAAGTCATTACAGGGCTTTCATTGCTGCTGCTGTTCATTGGCATCGGTTTGGATCGTGGCGTGCTCACGATCGTCTTGGCGCATACGACCTTTTCGATGTGCTATGTTTCGGTTGTCGTCTCATCGCGATTGGTGAGCTTTGATCGTTCGCTGGAAGAGGCCGCGCTGGATTTGGGATGTAACCGAGTTGAGGCCTTTCGGCTGGTTACGCTGCCGATTATCGCACCTGCGGTTATTTCAGGTTGGCTTTTGGCTTTCACGCTCAGCCTTGATGATCTGGTCATCGCGTCGTTTGTTTCTGGCCCGTCTTCTACCACTCTACCCATCAAGATCTGGAGCGCGGTGCGCTTGGGTGTTTCCCCAGAGATTAACGCGCTGTCGACATTGATGATTGGTGTTGTGACCATTGGCGTGATCACTGCATCACTCATTTCCAAACGAAAAACAGTTCGCGCGCAGATGGATGCTCAGACGGCTGAACGCTCCGAGTGA
- a CDS encoding ABC transporter permease subunit, producing MRKFALIAVPYSWLLALFLIPFFIVFKISLSDYALSIPPYAPTMKDGFSALIQGLDFENFVFLTTDDLYYKAYLSSLKIAVISTALTLLVGYPMAYGMARTPEEWRPTLMMLVILPFWTSFLIRVYAWIGILSNEGLLNQFLLWTGLITEPLTILNTNAAVYIGIVYTYLPFMILPIYAALERMDDSLIEAAEDLGCSRLSAFWLVTIPLSKNGIIAGCFLVFIPALGEFVIPSLLGGSGTLMIGKVLFEEFFNNRDWPVASAVAVVLLLILIVPIVLFQRNQQKQAEAEA from the coding sequence ATGCGTAAGTTTGCGTTGATCGCGGTTCCGTACTCTTGGTTACTGGCCCTGTTTTTGATCCCGTTTTTTATCGTGTTCAAAATTTCCTTGTCGGATTATGCGCTGTCTATTCCGCCCTATGCGCCGACAATGAAAGATGGGTTTTCTGCACTGATCCAAGGTTTGGATTTCGAGAACTTTGTTTTTCTGACCACGGATGACCTCTATTATAAAGCCTACCTGAGCAGTTTGAAGATCGCGGTCATCTCTACGGCGCTTACCTTGTTGGTCGGGTATCCGATGGCCTATGGCATGGCCCGCACGCCAGAAGAATGGCGCCCGACCTTGATGATGCTGGTCATCTTGCCGTTTTGGACATCGTTCCTGATCAGGGTTTATGCGTGGATTGGCATTCTCAGCAATGAAGGCTTGCTCAATCAGTTTTTGTTGTGGACGGGTTTGATCACGGAGCCGCTGACCATTCTAAACACCAACGCCGCTGTCTATATTGGCATCGTTTACACCTACCTTCCCTTTATGATCCTGCCGATCTATGCGGCACTGGAACGGATGGATGATAGCCTGATCGAAGCTGCCGAAGATCTGGGATGTTCTCGTTTATCGGCCTTTTGGCTGGTCACGATCCCGCTGTCCAAGAACGGTATTATCGCTGGTTGTTTCTTGGTGTTTATCCCCGCGCTGGGCGAGTTTGTGATCCCATCCTTGTTAGGTGGGTCTGGTACCTTGATGATCGGCAAAGTGTTGTTCGAAGAGTTCTTTAACAACAGGGATTGGCCCGTGGCATCTGCGGTCGCTGTGGTCTTGTTGTTGATCCTGATCGTGCCGATTGTACTGTTCCAGCGGAACCAGCAAAAACAAGCGGAGGCCGAAGCATGA
- a CDS encoding ABC transporter ATP-binding protein, with the protein MSIPVFAPWDDPNEQPLIRFKNVTKRYGDFVAIDDLTQDIYAKEFFALLGPSGCGKTTMMRMLAGFETISEGTIELAGQDIAAVPPNQRAVNMMFQSYALFPHLSVYENIAFGLRRDKLPKEQIDDRVSEMLKLTRLEKFARRKPHQISGGQRQRVALARSLAKGPKLLLLDEPLGALDKKLRQETQFELMDIQETTGTTFVIVTHDQEEAMTVASRVAVMDEGRIIQVATPDGIYEAPNSVYVADFIGEVNIIKGTAKAANKEQYYVDWGVNQAPILATSERAFSDGQECYLAIRPEKISITKGKPEKAENAVQGKVLDIAYLGNLSTYHVELPGGLVIKAQTANTRRLSRRDITWEDDVWIRWNATAGVLLAE; encoded by the coding sequence TTGAGTATACCCGTTTTTGCTCCGTGGGATGATCCCAACGAACAGCCCCTAATTCGCTTTAAAAATGTTACTAAGCGGTATGGTGATTTTGTAGCGATTGATGACCTGACGCAGGATATATACGCAAAAGAATTCTTTGCGCTGTTGGGCCCATCTGGTTGTGGCAAGACAACAATGATGAGAATGCTCGCAGGATTTGAAACTATTTCCGAAGGCACGATCGAGCTGGCAGGACAGGATATTGCCGCTGTTCCCCCGAACCAACGGGCCGTGAACATGATGTTCCAATCCTATGCTTTATTCCCGCACCTCAGTGTCTACGAAAACATCGCCTTTGGTCTGAGACGAGACAAACTGCCAAAGGAACAGATAGACGACCGCGTTTCAGAGATGCTGAAATTGACGCGGTTGGAAAAATTCGCACGCCGTAAGCCGCACCAGATTTCTGGTGGTCAACGCCAACGTGTGGCCCTTGCACGGAGCCTTGCGAAGGGGCCCAAGCTGTTGCTGTTGGATGAACCCTTGGGGGCGTTAGACAAAAAGCTTCGGCAAGAAACCCAGTTCGAACTGATGGACATCCAAGAGACCACAGGGACAACATTTGTGATCGTGACACATGATCAAGAAGAGGCGATGACCGTTGCCTCGCGCGTTGCTGTAATGGATGAGGGTCGCATCATTCAGGTCGCGACGCCTGATGGTATCTATGAAGCGCCAAATAGTGTCTATGTTGCCGATTTCATTGGTGAGGTGAATATTATCAAAGGCACGGCAAAAGCCGCGAACAAAGAACAGTATTACGTTGATTGGGGCGTGAACCAAGCGCCCATTCTGGCAACGTCCGAGCGCGCATTCTCTGACGGTCAGGAATGCTATCTGGCAATCCGCCCAGAAAAGATTTCGATCACAAAAGGCAAACCTGAAAAGGCGGAAAACGCCGTGCAAGGTAAGGTTCTGGATATTGCTTATCTGGGTAACCTCAGCACCTACCACGTAGAGTTACCCGGTGGTTTGGTCATCAAAGCGCAAACTGCAAACACCCGCCGTCTGTCGCGCCGTGATATCACGTGGGAAGACGATGTTTGGATCCGCTGGAACGCGACAGCCGGAGTTCTATTGGCAGAATGA
- a CDS encoding polyamine ABC transporter substrate-binding protein produces the protein MKTLFTGTAAAALMASTAFAEEVRVYNWSDYIDEDLLAKFEEETGIKLIYDVFDSNEVLETKMLAGGSGYDVVVPSGTFLQRQITAGAFQKLDISKLPNAGNMWDVVESRTEQYDPENAYSINYMWGTTGIGTNVGKVQEILGADAPIDSLELVLNPDNISKLADCGVHFLDAPSEMLPMALNYIGEDPNSHDPEVLAKGEEVMMKIRPYIQKFHSSEYINALANGDICVAIGWSGDILQARDRAAEAENGVEIAYHAAKEGAQMWFDQMAIPVDAPNPDGAHKFLNFIMDAENMAAASNYVYYANGNKASQEHLVEDVIGDPAIYPDEATLKNLFTTTPYPPKVQRVVTRSWTKIKSGT, from the coding sequence ATGAAGACGCTATTTACCGGCACCGCTGCAGCTGCCCTGATGGCCAGCACAGCATTTGCTGAAGAAGTCCGTGTTTATAACTGGTCGGACTATATCGATGAAGATCTCTTGGCCAAGTTCGAAGAAGAAACAGGCATCAAGCTGATTTACGATGTTTTTGACAGCAACGAAGTTCTTGAAACTAAAATGCTTGCTGGCGGTTCTGGCTATGATGTTGTTGTGCCATCGGGCACATTCTTGCAGCGCCAGATTACTGCGGGCGCATTCCAGAAACTGGACATATCCAAGCTGCCGAATGCTGGCAATATGTGGGACGTGGTTGAAAGCCGCACAGAACAGTACGACCCAGAGAATGCCTATTCGATTAACTACATGTGGGGCACGACGGGGATCGGCACAAATGTAGGAAAAGTGCAGGAAATCCTTGGGGCGGACGCTCCGATCGATTCACTCGAATTGGTCTTGAACCCTGACAACATTTCCAAGCTGGCCGATTGTGGTGTGCACTTCCTTGATGCTCCAAGCGAGATGCTACCAATGGCGTTGAACTATATCGGTGAAGACCCGAATAGCCATGATCCCGAAGTCCTCGCCAAAGGCGAAGAAGTGATGATGAAAATTCGCCCCTATATCCAGAAATTCCACAGCTCAGAGTATATTAATGCACTGGCGAATGGCGATATTTGCGTCGCAATCGGGTGGTCTGGTGACATCCTGCAGGCGCGCGATCGTGCGGCCGAGGCCGAAAATGGTGTGGAAATTGCCTATCACGCGGCGAAAGAAGGCGCGCAGATGTGGTTCGACCAAATGGCGATCCCAGTTGATGCTCCAAACCCAGACGGGGCACATAAGTTCCTGAACTTTATCATGGACGCGGAGAACATGGCGGCTGCGTCGAACTATGTTTATTACGCAAACGGTAACAAAGCATCCCAAGAGCATCTAGTAGAAGATGTGATCGGTGATCCGGCGATCTATCCAGATGAAGCAACGCTGAAGAATCTCTTCACCACAACGCCATACCCGCCAAAGGTACAGCGTGTTGTGACACGTAGCTGGACCAAGATTAAATCCGGTACCTAA